Proteins from a single region of Nomia melanderi isolate GNS246 chromosome 9, iyNomMela1, whole genome shotgun sequence:
- the tll gene encoding nuclear receptor subfamily 2 group E member tailless: MQNQESQLGHLPVSQPKVPTSSSRILYDIPCKVCRDHSSGKHYGIFACDGCAGFFKRSIRRNRQYDCKAKSEGGCMVDKTHRNRCRACRLAKCIQAGMNKDAVQHERGPRNSTLRRQMALYFKEPEMMANMVPPPMAALDLALPKPPSEPRVIVAAPSPHHPNPHPIYCNSTALSKIPVNVPGLPSLPLIPAITAESICEQAARLLFLNVHWARDLAAGTNLAMEDQLMLLESSWRELFLLAAAQILPTLDPTPLLPPGPQALSLAVEVNRFRETLAGFHAMNLDQHEFACIRAIVLFKAGLDNEPLPSSRSSNGSASPSTGNRLRDAAAVARLRDGAQLALGQRLGGASFGALRFGKLLLLLPSLRSVSTNAIEELFFRRTIGVIPIERIICDMYKAA; this comes from the exons GTCGCATTCTATACGACATACCCTGCAAAGTTTGCCGCGATCATTCATCGGGGAAGCATTACGGAATATTTGCGTGCGACGGGTGTGCCGGTTTCTTCAAGAGATCGATACGAAGAAATCGTCAGTACGACTGCAAGGCGAAGTCCGAAGGGGGTTGTATGGTCGACAAGACTCATCGGAACCGATGTCGAGCCTGCCGTTTGGCCAAATGCATACAAGCTGGTATGAACAAAGACG ctgtgcagcacgaacgtgGCCCACGAAATTCGACTCTACGCAGGCAGATGGCTTTATACTTTAAAGAGCCCGAAATGATGGCCAACATGGTACCTCCACCAATGGCGGCTTTGGATCTGGCTTTGCCTAAACCGCCGAGCGAACCCCGAGTCATCGTCGCAGCGCCATCCCCTCATCATCCCAATCCGCACCCTATTTACTGCAACAGTACGGCCTTGTCGAAG ATTCCAGTAAATGTACCCGGATTGCCGTCGCTGCCGTTGATCCCGGCGATAACCGCAGAGTCCATCTGCGAGCAGGCAGCTAGGCTTCTTTTCCTGAACGTCCATTGGGCTAGAGACCTAGCAGCAGGTACAAACTTAGCTATGGAGGACCAGCTTATGCTGCTGGAGTCTTCCTGGCGGGAATTGTTCTTGCTCGCGGCCGCACAAATTCTCCCTACGTTGGATCCAACGCCTTTGCTACCTCCAGGTCCTCAAGCTCTAAGTTTAGCAGTGGAAGTGAATCGTTTCAGAGAAACGTTGGCCGGTTTTCATGCAATGAACCTAGACCAGCATGAATTCGCTTGCATACGGGCGATCGTGCTGTTCAAAGCAGGTTTGGACAACGAGCCCTTACCCAGCAGTAGGAGTAGCAACGGTTCAGCATCCCCTAGCACTGGCAACAGGCTCAGGGACGCTGCTGCTGTCGCGAGGTTGAGGGATGGAGCCCAACTAGCTCTTGGTCAGAGACTCGGCGGAGCATCCTTCGGAGCACTTAGGTTTGGAAAATTATTACTGTTGCTACCATCGTTGAGATCAGTGTCCACAAACGCCATTGAAGAACTTTTCTTCAGAAGGACCATCGGTGTTATCCCTATTGAAAGGATCATTTGCGATATGTATAAAGCGGCCTGA
- the LOC116427816 gene encoding uncharacterized protein LOC116427816: protein MKFLVLVLAVLPIYAAANHPKHDLHHIENVHIREKRQHPNYGQGNQAQPNIQQLLQAQNARAPLVNIPPQPVPKLGPSQPIKPQYLNQAQVSQYRPQVSISNGGQQPNYKKPILPQQPQYRPAPAQPYPQQPVRQNYNAPQQQYSSKLPPHVQKLLQYQQSLTN, encoded by the exons ATGAAGTTCCTT GTACTAGTACTCGCTGTGCTGCCCATATACGCAGCAGCTAACCACCCCAAACACGACCTTCATCATATAGAAAATG TTCATATTCGCGAAAAAAGGCAACATCCTAATTACGGTCAAGGGAACCAAGCGCAGCCTAACATACAACAACTGCTGCAAGCGCAGAATGCGCGTGCACCCCTCGTGAATATTCCTCCTCAGCCAGTTCCGAAATTGGGACCGTCTCAGCCCATCAAGCCGCAGTATTTAAATCAAGCTCAGGTCTCGCAGTACCGGCCGCAGGTCTCGATCTCTAACGGTGGCCAACAACCAAATTACAAGAAACCGATCCTCCCCCAGCAGCCGCAATACCGTCCAGCCCCCGCGCAGCCTTACCCCCAGCAGCCCGTAAGACAGAACTACAACGCACCGCAGCAGCAATACTCGTCAAAGCTGCCGCCTCACGTCCAGAAATTGTTGCAATACCAGCAAAGCTTgactaattaa
- the LOC116427795 gene encoding uncharacterized protein LOC116427795, whose amino-acid sequence MTKIRYYAARQVILLIALPMCLAQFRIQGASDGSRAAESLSVDSEGKVEYSGHRGASDSHSNIQGASDSYSNVQAGSDGHSNYNIQPATAAGADRYIHPAPPPAYNIQGATDGHSVIQGSYDGNPSTKSLQYNDPSGLRVNWRSYDRAVRPSSQSQPQYSEVQASAPRVAPQRQRAHARPQQAAQPQPQAQSYEPILPPAQPYENAPADIKQLFQFQKMLPYLNIIPEPFRYENIIGAQQQQPQYPAEEQQQYVPEPRRPPSRGKARIPSRQKRQAQGHRQAPQQPPPEPQLHYSTRLPPELQQILKFQQQTPHINGIPEQFRFNTDVAVREQLEAVRAHFRDLSASPQRYAPKSRQRRQAHPQQQPAPEPQLQYSNNHPGYVKDLLKFQSQIPYTILPNLVGITRPEKPYVPQRVQSPAPAPDPAPAPQPQYQGQAYQGQANAYQNQPAQYQPQPSAYQNPGDAYQGQPSSYNQVYQSDIQYPQYSQGQPGYQQRGETGVRPVTENQY is encoded by the exons ATGACCAAAATCCGATATTATGCAGCCAGACAA GTTATATTGCTAATAGCACTTCCCATGTGCTTAGCACAATTCCGAATACAAGGAGCGAGTGACGGGAGTCGAGCAGCTGAGAGTTTGTCAGTGGATAGCGAAGGAAAAGTCGAATACAGTGGGCATCGtg GCGCTAGTGACAGTCACTCTAATATTCAAGGCGCTAGTGACAGTTACTCTAATGTTCAAGCTGGTAGCGATGGTCATTCGAATTACAACATACAGCCTGCCACTGCTGCTGGCGCTGATAGATATATCCATCCAGCGCCACCTCCTGCATATAATATTCAAGGAGCAACGGATGGTCACTCCGTAATTCAGGGTTCTTATGATGGCAATCCTTCTACGAAATCGCTTCAATACAACGATCCCAGTG GTTTGAGGGTGAATTGGAGATCATACGACCGAGCAGTGCGGCCATCGTCGCAATCGCAACCGCAATATTCGGAAGTCCAAGCCAGTGCACCGCGAGTAGCGCCCCAGCGACAACGAGCACACGCTCGTCCGCAACAAGCAGCACAACCACAGCCGCAAGCTCAGTCATATGAACCCATACTGCCACCGGCGCAGCCATACGAAAACGCACCCGCGGATATCAAACAACTGTTTCAGTTTCAAAAGATGCTCCCTTACCTGAATATCATCCCAGAGCCCTTTAG ATACGAAAACATAATCGGGGCGCAACAGCAACAGCCTCAGTATCCAGCCGAAGAACAACAGCAATATGTTCCTGAACCACGACGTCCTCCATCCCGTGGAAAAGCTCGTATTCCATCAAGGCAGAAACGTCAAGCGCAAGGACACAGACAGGCACCGCAACAACCACCGCCCGAGCCACAGCTTCATTACTCTACCCGTCTGCCTCCTGAACTGCAACAAATCCTGAAATTCCAGCAGCAAACTCCACACATCAATGGAATTCCTGAACAGTTCAG GTTCAACACAGACGTAGCAGTAAGGGAACAATTAGAAGCTGTCCGCGCGCATTTCCGGGATCTATCGGCTTCTCCGCAACGTTACGCGCCGAAATCTAGGCAGAGAAGGCAAGCTCATCCTCAACAGCAACCAGCCCCGGAACCTCAGCTCCAATACTCGAACAATCATCCAGGCTACGTAAAAGATTTGCTGAAGTTCCAGTCTCAGATCCCCTACACGATCCTGCCTAATCTAGTCGGCATTACACGTCCTGAGAAACCATATGTGCCCCAACGCGTTCAGAGTCCAGCTCCAGCTCCTGATCCTGCGCCCGCGCCACAGCCTCAGTATCAAGGACAAGCATACCAGGGTCAGGCAAACGCCTATCAAAATCAACCAGCCCAGTACCAGCCTCAGCCAAGTGCATATCAAAATCCAGGGGATGCCTATCAAGGTCAACCGAGCTCCTACAACCAAGTATACCAGAGTGATATTCAGTATCCTCAATACTCTCAAGGTCAGCCAGGTTACCAGCAACGCGGTGAAACAGGAGTACGTCCAGTCACCGAGAATCAATACTGA
- the LOC116427794 gene encoding uncharacterized protein LOC116427794, whose translation MRLCILLIALISTTVALENAQRTARTPQAQIKYNDPNGSKVDWKLFGLQTQGRTQLENSQRKQRGQTEYTYPQQAIQRPVQPQVVQQHELDPAQYKATYQQQQSAQPDPNQYKGYSQSQPEVLYKPPVQYQYKPYQHSQAPIDAQPAPIQIQYKTFAQPQSRVDAQQDPNQLQYKVYQQSQAQAEAQTEQNQIQYKAYPQQAQAPVEAQQPEPTQLQYRPISEVPGHVKQLVLDNFKPQRPYVDHTAFLYTTNYAAPQQHDQQSANADLASYEQPSEGYEQEQQKTRREYSDRGLQGRIVYKDNYKQGEDVQPQPDYLQVPIEKLPIPSAPKLVFDKSMPPEIQQLLQYQTQLPYDVIANSITYKPKSVFIPKPLPADASGPYQYRSKVYYRNINDEYEPEYDESKPVQEEQRH comes from the exons ATGCGGCTTTGT ATCCTCCTCATCGCTCTGATCTCCACTACCGTGGCGCTGGAGAACGCGCAGAGAACCGCGCGCACGCCACAGGCGCAGATTAAGTACAATGATCCTAATG GATCGAAAGTAGACTGGAAGCTGTTCGGTCTACAGACTCAAGGGCGTACTCAGCTGGAAAACTCGCAACGTAAACAGCGAGGACAGACTGAGTACACCTATCCCCAGCAAGCAATTCAGAGACCAGTGCAACCCCAAGTAGTCCAGCAACACGAGCTAGATCCTGCCCAATACAAAGCCACGTATCAGCAACAGCAATCGGCCCAGCCAGATCCAAACCAATACAAAGGATACTCTCAGTCTCAGCCAGAGGTGCTCTACAAACCACCAGTCCAGTATCAGTACAAACCATATCAACATTCTCAGGCCCCTATAGACGCTCAGCCAGCTCCAATTCAGATCCAATATAAAACGTTCGCTCAGCCTCAATCACGAGTGGACGCGCAGCAAGACCCTAATCAGCTCCAATACAAAGTGTATCAACAATCCCAGGCCCAAGCGGAAGCACAAACGGAACAGAATCAGATTCAGTATAAAGCGTATCCTCAACAAGCTCAGGCACCTGTAGAGGCTCAGCAACCAGAACCAACTCAGTTGCAGTACAGGCCAATCTCTGAGGTACCTGGACACGTGAAGCAGTTGGTGTTGGACAACTTCAAGCCTCAGCGTCCTTATGTTGATCATACAGCCTTTCTGTATACTACGAACTATGCTGCGCCTCAACAGCATGATCAGCAATCAGCAAATGCCGATTTGGCCAGTTACGAGCAACCTTCGGAGGGCTATGAGCAAGAACAGCAGAAGACCAGGAGAGAGTACTCAGATAGAGGATTACAAGGAAGGATCGTCTACAAGGACAACTACAAGCAGGGAGAAGATGTACAACCGCAACCTGACTACTTGCAAGTACCCATTGAGAAGTTGCCAATTCCTTCAGCACCGAAATTAGTTTTTGACAAAAGCATGCCCCCAGAAATTCAGCAGCTGCTGCAGTACCAAACTCAGCTGCCCTATGATGTCATTGCCAATAGCATAACCTATAAACCGAAATCAGTCTTCATTCCTAAACCGTTGCCTGCTGATGCCAGTGGACCATATCAATATCGCAGTAAGGTTTATTACAGGAATATAAACGATGAATATGAACCGGAATACGATGAAAGTAAACCTGTCCAAGAGGAGCAGAGGCACTGA